The proteins below come from a single uncultured Carboxylicivirga sp. genomic window:
- a CDS encoding MFS transporter — MTDKVTLREKIGYGFGDAASSMFWKVFSIFLPIFYTDVFGISAAAVGTMLLVTRIWDTANDPIMGIISDRTNSKWGKFRPYMLWIAVPFGLAGILMFTTPDLGITGKLIYAYITYTIMMMAYTAINVPYASLLGVMSPKSDDRTSFASYRMVFAFAGSILVVLIYQPLVDLFKGMVSEQTSYQLTMIVVGVLAVFFFILTFSWTRERISPPKEQQNNLKEDLKNLGKNIPWFVLLGAGVATLIFNSVRDGVALYYFKYFIGDGAAITWSATTLSFSTAYLFLGQATNMFGVMMAKPVSARIGKRKTFMYAMFIAAILSGVFYHIDKDNLVMIYLLQALISFCAGIIFPLLWSMYADSADYSQWKTGRRATGLVFSASSMTQKLGWTIGGSVTLWLLSYYGFEANVEQSPETLDGIKYMMSYFPGVAALISGLVMVFYSLSDEKMEEIISDLDKRREEE, encoded by the coding sequence ATGACTGATAAAGTTACTTTAAGAGAAAAAATTGGATATGGTTTTGGCGATGCCGCCTCATCTATGTTTTGGAAAGTGTTTTCAATATTTCTACCTATTTTTTATACCGATGTTTTTGGGATTTCAGCTGCTGCTGTTGGTACTATGCTATTAGTAACCCGAATATGGGATACCGCTAATGACCCAATAATGGGGATCATTAGTGATCGCACAAACTCAAAATGGGGGAAGTTTCGCCCTTATATGTTGTGGATTGCAGTGCCGTTTGGTTTAGCAGGAATTCTAATGTTTACTACTCCTGATTTAGGAATAACCGGTAAATTGATATATGCTTATATTACATATACTATTATGATGATGGCATATACCGCTATTAATGTTCCATATGCAAGTTTGCTTGGGGTGATGTCTCCTAAATCCGATGATCGTACTTCTTTTGCATCGTACCGTATGGTTTTTGCTTTTGCCGGAAGTATTTTGGTGGTTTTAATTTATCAGCCATTGGTTGATTTATTTAAAGGGATGGTCAGCGAACAAACCTCTTATCAATTAACAATGATAGTGGTAGGAGTTTTGGCTGTATTCTTCTTTATTCTTACATTCTCCTGGACTCGCGAACGTATTTCACCTCCAAAAGAGCAGCAGAACAATTTAAAGGAGGATTTAAAAAATCTTGGAAAAAATATTCCTTGGTTTGTTTTGCTCGGAGCTGGTGTTGCAACACTTATTTTTAACTCAGTTCGCGATGGTGTTGCTTTATATTACTTTAAATATTTTATTGGCGATGGAGCTGCTATTACTTGGAGTGCAACAACATTGAGTTTTAGTACAGCATATCTTTTCTTAGGTCAGGCCACTAATATGTTTGGAGTAATGATGGCTAAACCTGTTTCTGCACGTATTGGTAAGCGAAAAACCTTTATGTATGCGATGTTTATAGCAGCTATCTTAAGTGGAGTTTTCTATCATATCGATAAAGATAATCTGGTTATGATTTATCTTTTACAGGCATTAATTAGCTTTTGTGCAGGTATTATTTTCCCATTGTTGTGGTCGATGTATGCTGATTCTGCTGACTATTCGCAGTGGAAAACAGGGCGTAGAGCTACTGGCTTAGTCTTTTCTGCTTCAAGTATGACTCAAAAATTAGGCTGGACCATTGGTGGATCAGTTACACTTTGGCTGCTTTCTTATTATGGTTTTGAGGCTAATGTGGAACAATCACCAGAAACTCTGGATGGTATTAAATATATGATGAGTTATTTCCCTGGTGTTGCTGCATTAATTTCTGGATTAGTAATGGTATTCTATAGTCTGAGTGATGAAAAAATGGAAGAAATCATTTCAGATTTAGATAAACGCCGCGAAGAAGAATAA
- a CDS encoding glycoside hydrolase family 2 protein yields MMKKLIVASLCALGILNACQQPQSETMVVKQINKGWTYQQVNGKYSGKATVPGTIHTDLLNNSQIEDPFYRTNEKKLQWIDKEDWVYQTVINLDDETLSRDRIVLHFYGLDTYADVYLNDSLLLKAFNMHRQWEVDIKKFAKVGENNLKVYLHSPVKKGLELYETADYSYPAPNDQSENGELGDKKISVFTRKAGYHYGWDWGPRFVTSGIWRPIELQAWNDARVRSLYIKQPSVTAEKAKLQALVDIDAELKGEVQIELYNNSDQTMLVSREAELQLGSNEIMIPFEIKNPKLWWSNGLGDAHMYNFEVRIKKGSTLLAGKKVSTGIRSVKLIREKDEKGESFLFELNGLRVFAKGANYIPNDNFLPRVSKEDYQKVVADAVDANMNMLRVWGGGVYEDDYFYDLCDKNGILIWQDFMFACSMYPGDQEFLDNVKQEAIDNVTRLRNHPSIALWCGNNEINTAWHYYGKGGWGWKQKYTKEQQEEMQTAYLDLFHKVLPDVVAQNDSDIAYWPSSPQAGYEPKEHAGYKSTSGDMHYWGVWHGLHPFEDFKKYKSRFISEYGFQSFPDFETVQTYAIPEDYDIESEVMAAHQRSGIGNLRIKEYMGWEYKVVPDDFEQFLYMSHVLQARAAKMAIEAHRREMPYCMGTLFWQINDCWPVASWSSTDYYHKWKAMQYAVKRGYKPVLVSADVQKEGVDLYLVSDIHQPVKVNLSLTVMKLDGEVVSSFNKEVEMAPNTSSLIKSFSYDALLKGAKKEDVVLYMVVKQDEKVLADNISTLVKPKYMQLPKAIIKKEIRKEGDKTYLDLTTDKMVFSLYIKGKDQQFGLSDNYFNMLPGVKYSVEMKDVDSILSDDIELMHLQEVN; encoded by the coding sequence ATGATGAAGAAATTAATAGTTGCTTCTTTATGTGCTTTAGGAATACTTAACGCATGTCAGCAACCTCAATCAGAAACAATGGTTGTTAAACAAATAAATAAAGGCTGGACTTATCAGCAGGTAAATGGCAAATATTCGGGTAAAGCAACCGTACCCGGAACCATTCATACCGATTTGCTGAACAATAGTCAGATTGAAGATCCTTTTTATCGAACCAACGAAAAAAAGCTACAATGGATTGATAAGGAAGATTGGGTGTATCAAACGGTGATTAATCTTGATGATGAAACATTGTCGCGCGATAGAATTGTATTGCATTTTTATGGTTTAGATACTTATGCCGATGTCTATTTGAATGATTCCTTATTACTAAAAGCTTTTAATATGCATCGTCAGTGGGAAGTGGATATTAAGAAATTTGCTAAGGTAGGTGAAAACAATCTGAAAGTATATTTGCATTCGCCGGTAAAAAAAGGATTGGAGTTGTACGAAACAGCTGATTATTCATATCCGGCACCCAACGATCAATCGGAAAATGGAGAGTTAGGAGATAAGAAAATTTCTGTTTTTACACGTAAAGCGGGTTATCATTACGGATGGGACTGGGGCCCTCGATTTGTGACTTCAGGTATTTGGCGTCCCATTGAGTTGCAGGCATGGAATGATGCGCGTGTTAGATCGTTGTATATTAAGCAGCCTTCGGTAACTGCCGAAAAAGCAAAGCTGCAGGCTTTGGTTGATATCGATGCGGAATTGAAAGGTGAGGTGCAAATTGAATTGTATAATAATTCCGATCAAACTATGTTGGTGAGTCGCGAAGCTGAATTACAATTAGGAAGTAATGAGATAATGATTCCTTTTGAAATTAAAAATCCTAAACTTTGGTGGAGTAATGGTTTGGGAGATGCTCATATGTACAATTTTGAAGTACGAATTAAAAAGGGTAGTACCTTACTTGCAGGTAAGAAAGTATCAACCGGTATTCGTTCTGTTAAACTTATTCGTGAAAAAGATGAGAAAGGAGAATCTTTTTTATTTGAGTTAAACGGATTACGTGTTTTTGCAAAAGGAGCTAATTATATTCCAAATGATAATTTTTTGCCTCGTGTAAGCAAAGAAGATTATCAAAAAGTAGTTGCTGATGCTGTTGATGCTAACATGAATATGCTTCGCGTATGGGGTGGTGGTGTTTATGAAGATGATTATTTCTATGATTTATGTGATAAGAATGGTATTCTAATTTGGCAGGATTTTATGTTCGCCTGCTCTATGTATCCTGGCGATCAGGAATTCTTAGATAATGTAAAACAAGAAGCAATTGATAATGTAACACGTTTAAGAAATCACCCTTCAATCGCTTTGTGGTGTGGTAATAACGAAATAAATACTGCCTGGCATTATTATGGAAAAGGCGGATGGGGCTGGAAACAAAAATATACCAAGGAGCAGCAGGAAGAAATGCAAACAGCTTATTTAGATTTGTTTCATAAGGTTTTACCCGATGTAGTTGCTCAAAATGATTCGGATATAGCTTATTGGCCATCATCACCTCAAGCGGGTTACGAACCTAAAGAGCATGCCGGGTACAAAAGTACTTCGGGTGATATGCATTATTGGGGTGTATGGCATGGATTGCACCCATTCGAAGATTTTAAAAAGTATAAATCAAGATTTATAAGTGAGTATGGTTTTCAATCATTTCCCGATTTTGAAACTGTTCAAACTTATGCTATTCCTGAAGATTATGATATTGAGTCGGAAGTGATGGCTGCTCATCAACGAAGTGGTATTGGAAATCTTCGTATAAAGGAATATATGGGCTGGGAATATAAGGTGGTTCCTGATGATTTTGAGCAGTTTTTGTATATGAGTCATGTTTTACAGGCTCGTGCAGCTAAAATGGCTATAGAAGCACATCGTCGCGAAATGCCTTATTGTATGGGTACTTTATTTTGGCAAATAAACGATTGTTGGCCGGTAGCCAGTTGGAGCAGTACCGACTATTATCATAAGTGGAAAGCCATGCAATATGCTGTAAAAAGAGGTTATAAACCTGTTTTAGTTTCGGCAGATGTTCAAAAAGAAGGAGTGGATCTTTATTTGGTTTCTGATATTCATCAACCCGTGAAGGTTAATTTATCACTTACTGTTATGAAGTTAGACGGTGAAGTTGTTTCGTCGTTTAATAAAGAAGTAGAAATGGCTCCTAATACGTCTTCTTTGATAAAATCATTTAGTTATGATGCTTTATTGAAAGGAGCTAAAAAGGAAGATGTTGTATTGTATATGGTTGTAAAGCAAGATGAAAAAGTTTTAGCTGATAATATTTCAACCTTAGTTAAGCCAAAGTATATGCAACTTCCTAAGGCTATCATTAAAAAAGAAATTCGTAAAGAAGGCGATAAAACTTATCTTGATTTAACGACTGATAAGATGGTGTTTAGCTTGTATATTAAAGGTAAAGATCAGCAGTTTGGGTTGTCGGATAATTATTTTAATATGCTTCCCGGAGTAAAGTATTCGGTAGAAATGAAAGATGTTGATTCGATCTTGTCTGATGATATTGAATTAATGCATTTGCAAGAGGTGAATTAA